From a region of the Helicoverpa armigera isolate CAAS_96S chromosome 14, ASM3070526v1, whole genome shotgun sequence genome:
- the LOC110379973 gene encoding tetraspanin-5 isoform X1, with translation MPGIRKYRRDTSEVSCCLKYVIFGVNVLFWFLGLIVLAIGIWAWTEKDTFNNLSRLTNIALDPAFILICVGTITFIIGFTGCVGALRENTCLLACYAVFLALLLLAEMTTGILFFVFKDWIKQQATTGFQTFITHYREDPDQQNLIDWIQEDWLQCCGVEGPRDWDRNAYFNCSSGAVGSREACGVPFSCCRNKPQDIIRNKQCGYDVRKPTYNYDRTKIIYDKGCLEAAEEWFDHNLLIVATSAVCTAFAQILGICFAQNLRADIFAQKAKWH, from the exons ATGCCTGGTATAAGGAAATATCGACGCGATACCAGCGAAGTTAGCTGTTGTttgaaatatgttatttttggtgtaaatgTTTTGTTCTGG TTTCTGGGGCTGATCGTGCTAGCGATTGGAATCTGGGCATGGACTGAAAAGGACACATTCAACAATTTGTCGAGGCTCACCAACATTGCATTGGATCCAGCGTTTATATTAATATGTGTGG GGACAATTACGTTTATAATCGGGTTCACGGGTTGCGTGGGCGCACTCCGTGAGAACACGTGCCTCCTAGCATGC TATGCTGTTTTCCTTGCCCTGCTGCTATTGGCGGAGATGACGACGGGAATTCTCTTTTTCGTCTTCAAAGATTGG ATAAAGCAACAAGCGACAACTGGCTTCCAAACATTCATCACACATTATAGAGAAGATCCCGATCAACAGAACCTTATTGATTGGATACAAGAAGACTGG CTACAATGCTGTGGCGTAGAGGGTCCTCGGGATTGGGACCGTAACGCGTACTTCAACTGTTCGAGCGGGGCCGTCGGCTCGCGCGAAGCTTGCGGCGTTCCCTTCAGCTGCTGCAGGAACAAGCCACAGGATATCATCAGGAACAAACAGTGCGGTTACGATGTTAGGAAACCTACTTAT AATTATGATAGAACAAAGATAATATATGACAAGGGCTGTTTAGAGGCCGCCGAGGAGTGGTTCGACCACAACCTGTTGATAGTTGCCACGTCCGCTGTTTGTACCGCTTTTGCACAA ATTCTAGGCATCTGCTTTGCGCAGAATCTGCGCGCGGACATCTTCGCGCAGAAGGCGAAGTGGCACTGA
- the LOC110379973 gene encoding tetraspanin-17 isoform X3 — protein sequence MPGIRKYRRDTSEVSCCLKYVIFGVNVLFWFLGLIVLAIGIWAWTEKDTFNNLSRLTNIALDPAFILICVGTITFIIGFTGCVGALRENTCLLACYAVFLALLLLAEMTTGILFFVFKDWIKQQATTGFQTFITHYREDPDQQNLIDWIQEDWLQCCGVEGPRDWDRNAYFNCSSGAVGSREACGVPFSCCRNKPQDIIRNKQCGYDVRKPTYQLSSRVIHERGCMAAGEDYLQRHIVPVALVVIGPLALKNYDRTKIIYDKGCLEAAEEWFDHNLLIVATSAVCTAFAQILGICFAQNLRADIFAQKAKWH from the exons ATGCCTGGTATAAGGAAATATCGACGCGATACCAGCGAAGTTAGCTGTTGTttgaaatatgttatttttggtgtaaatgTTTTGTTCTGG TTTCTGGGGCTGATCGTGCTAGCGATTGGAATCTGGGCATGGACTGAAAAGGACACATTCAACAATTTGTCGAGGCTCACCAACATTGCATTGGATCCAGCGTTTATATTAATATGTGTGG GGACAATTACGTTTATAATCGGGTTCACGGGTTGCGTGGGCGCACTCCGTGAGAACACGTGCCTCCTAGCATGC TATGCTGTTTTCCTTGCCCTGCTGCTATTGGCGGAGATGACGACGGGAATTCTCTTTTTCGTCTTCAAAGATTGG ATAAAGCAACAAGCGACAACTGGCTTCCAAACATTCATCACACATTATAGAGAAGATCCCGATCAACAGAACCTTATTGATTGGATACAAGAAGACTGG CTACAATGCTGTGGCGTAGAGGGTCCTCGGGATTGGGACCGTAACGCGTACTTCAACTGTTCGAGCGGGGCCGTCGGCTCGCGCGAAGCTTGCGGCGTTCCCTTCAGCTGCTGCAGGAACAAGCCACAGGATATCATCAGGAACAAACAGTGCGGTTACGATGTTAGGAAACCTACTTAT CAACTGAGTTCCCGCGTGATACACGAGCGTGGCTGCATGGCTGCCGGCGAGGACTACCTGCAGCGACACATCGTGCCCGTCGCCCTCGTCGTCATCGGACCCTTAGCGCTTAAG AATTATGATAGAACAAAGATAATATATGACAAGGGCTGTTTAGAGGCCGCCGAGGAGTGGTTCGACCACAACCTGTTGATAGTTGCCACGTCCGCTGTTTGTACCGCTTTTGCACAA ATTCTAGGCATCTGCTTTGCGCAGAATCTGCGCGCGGACATCTTCGCGCAGAAGGCGAAGTGGCACTGA
- the LOC110379973 gene encoding tetraspanin-17 isoform X2, with protein sequence MPGIRKYRRDTSEVSCCLKYVIFGVNVLFWFLGLIVLAIGIWAWTEKDTFNNLSRLTNIALDPAFILICVGTITFIIGFTGCVGALRENTCLLACYAVFLALLLLAEMTTGILFFVFKDWIKQQATTGFQTFITHYREDPDQQNLIDWIQEDWLQCCGVEGPRDWDRNAYFNCSSGAVGSREACGVPFSCCRNKPQDIIRNKQCGYDVRKPTYQLSSRVIHERGCMAAGEDYLQRHIVPVALVVIGPLALKILGICFAQNLRADIFAQKAKWH encoded by the exons ATGCCTGGTATAAGGAAATATCGACGCGATACCAGCGAAGTTAGCTGTTGTttgaaatatgttatttttggtgtaaatgTTTTGTTCTGG TTTCTGGGGCTGATCGTGCTAGCGATTGGAATCTGGGCATGGACTGAAAAGGACACATTCAACAATTTGTCGAGGCTCACCAACATTGCATTGGATCCAGCGTTTATATTAATATGTGTGG GGACAATTACGTTTATAATCGGGTTCACGGGTTGCGTGGGCGCACTCCGTGAGAACACGTGCCTCCTAGCATGC TATGCTGTTTTCCTTGCCCTGCTGCTATTGGCGGAGATGACGACGGGAATTCTCTTTTTCGTCTTCAAAGATTGG ATAAAGCAACAAGCGACAACTGGCTTCCAAACATTCATCACACATTATAGAGAAGATCCCGATCAACAGAACCTTATTGATTGGATACAAGAAGACTGG CTACAATGCTGTGGCGTAGAGGGTCCTCGGGATTGGGACCGTAACGCGTACTTCAACTGTTCGAGCGGGGCCGTCGGCTCGCGCGAAGCTTGCGGCGTTCCCTTCAGCTGCTGCAGGAACAAGCCACAGGATATCATCAGGAACAAACAGTGCGGTTACGATGTTAGGAAACCTACTTAT CAACTGAGTTCCCGCGTGATACACGAGCGTGGCTGCATGGCTGCCGGCGAGGACTACCTGCAGCGACACATCGTGCCCGTCGCCCTCGTCGTCATCGGACCCTTAGCGCTTAAG ATTCTAGGCATCTGCTTTGCGCAGAATCTGCGCGCGGACATCTTCGCGCAGAAGGCGAAGTGGCACTGA